The following proteins come from a genomic window of Synechococcus sp. NB0720_010:
- a CDS encoding rubrerythrin family protein — protein MNTSNPGTLQNLEAAFGGESMANRKYLFFADLAKQLGHGELARLFRETAQQETEHAFAHFRLLHPELVVENPEALSQDAKDALLARCLELAIEGETYEFEVMYPEFAAQAQRDRDQGAVAEFNEQIDESKEHAGVFRTAARNFGLLAPVEQHHAGRYSQALQSLTGAGSGGNRATPTAGRWICKVCGVIYDPAQGDPDSGIAAGTPFEAIPEDWSCPICGTRKGNFVPYQG, from the coding sequence ATGAACACCAGCAATCCCGGCACCCTCCAGAACCTCGAGGCGGCTTTTGGCGGCGAGAGCATGGCCAACCGCAAGTACTTGTTTTTCGCCGATCTGGCCAAGCAACTCGGCCATGGCGAACTGGCGCGGCTGTTCCGGGAGACCGCCCAGCAGGAAACCGAGCACGCCTTTGCCCACTTCCGCCTGCTGCACCCCGAATTAGTAGTGGAGAACCCTGAGGCCCTGAGCCAGGACGCCAAGGACGCACTACTGGCGCGCTGCCTCGAGCTGGCCATCGAAGGGGAGACCTACGAGTTCGAGGTGATGTACCCCGAGTTCGCCGCCCAGGCGCAGCGAGACCGCGACCAGGGAGCCGTGGCGGAATTCAACGAGCAGATCGATGAATCCAAGGAGCACGCCGGCGTCTTCAGAACCGCCGCCCGCAACTTCGGACTGCTGGCCCCCGTGGAGCAGCACCACGCCGGCCGCTACAGCCAGGCCCTGCAGTCCCTCACCGGCGCCGGCAGTGGAGGCAACAGGGCAACGCCCACCGCAGGGCGCTGGATCTGCAAGGTCTGCGGTGTGATCTACGACCCCGCCCAAGGGGACCCCGATTCAGGCATCGCCGCCGGCACACCCTTTGAGGCGATTCCCGAGGACTGGAGCTGCCCCATCTGCGGGACCCGCAAGGGGAACTTTGTGCCTTACCAGGGCTAG
- a CDS encoding DUF2808 domain-containing protein, translating into MKSALKWSAVGLASALGVFSSPMGLRPALAQGSSSSGFEFRWDNNSDFRKLYYYASSGRASGRADYYLVLGPKDRKTALIKLAVSVPDYFNAEIKPENVELCVMERGGSLRKTRCLEVIPAAVEVTGYGSAIEVFPQRPVPVGGTIGLHLQIFNPDAGMYQFNALGQAPGDSPVSGYLGSWVIEISPND; encoded by the coding sequence ATGAAGTCTGCACTGAAGTGGAGTGCCGTCGGGCTGGCATCGGCTCTGGGCGTCTTCAGTTCTCCGATGGGTCTGCGTCCAGCGCTGGCTCAGGGTTCGAGCAGCTCCGGCTTTGAGTTTCGCTGGGACAACAACAGCGATTTTCGCAAGCTCTATTACTACGCCTCTTCAGGCCGCGCTTCGGGCCGTGCCGATTACTACCTGGTTCTGGGCCCCAAAGACCGCAAGACCGCTTTGATCAAGTTGGCGGTCTCCGTGCCTGACTATTTCAACGCTGAAATCAAGCCAGAAAACGTGGAGCTCTGCGTGATGGAGCGTGGTGGCTCCCTCAGAAAGACCCGTTGCCTTGAGGTGATTCCTGCTGCGGTGGAGGTGACCGGCTATGGCTCTGCGATTGAGGTGTTCCCCCAAAGGCCCGTTCCGGTGGGCGGCACCATTGGTCTGCACCTGCAGATCTTCAACCCCGATGCGGGGATGTACCAGTTCAATGCCCTCGGTCAGGCCCCTGGAGATAGTCCTGTGTCCGGTTATCTCGGAAGCTGGGTGATCGAGATTTCTCCGAACGACTAG